A part of Primulina eburnea isolate SZY01 chromosome 10, ASM2296580v1, whole genome shotgun sequence genomic DNA contains:
- the LOC140802813 gene encoding secreted RxLR effector protein 161-like: MSHGVTLYKSMFPMTDEKIETIRLIPYASAIDNIMYDIISTRADIAYALSVSRRYHWNLGSLYWKAVKDILKYLRRTKNLFLVYGNVELKLENYIDYIFQSDVDDSKLTSIFVFKINGDVISWKKQDTTADSTTEIEYIVAAKESVWMRISFKS, encoded by the coding sequence ATGTCTCATGGTGTGACTCTATATAAGTCTATGTTCCCTATGACTGACGAAAAGATAGAAACCATTCGCCTCATTCCATATGCGTCTGCTATAGACAATATTATGTATGATATTATATCAACTCGAGCTGATATTGCATATGCACTGAGTGTTTCTAGACGATATCACTGGAATCTTGGTTCATTGTATTGGAAAGCCGTGAAggacattcttaagtacttgagaagaactaagaacttgttcttgGTTTATGGTAATgtagaattaaaattggaaaacTATATTGATTATATCTTCCAATCagatgtagatgattcgaaattaACCTCTATATTTGTATTCAAGATCAATGGTGATGTTATCTCTTGGAAGAAGCAAGACACCACAGCGGATTCAACCACTGAAatcgaatacattgttgcagcAAAAGAGAGTGTTTGGATGAGGATTTCATTCAAGAGTTAG